The sequence below is a genomic window from Uranotaenia lowii strain MFRU-FL chromosome 2, ASM2978415v1, whole genome shotgun sequence.
CGAAATTGACAGCGGCTCTCCGGTGAGCATCATTAGTGTTCACGATCAACAACAGCTGTTTCCCACAATGCGTTTGCAGCAACCCGATCTCGAGCTAGTGAGCTACAGTGGAAATGCGATCGAACTGTGTGGTATGAGTGCCGTTCGCGTAGAATACGAGAATAAAAAACACGATTTGCTGTTGTACATTGCGAAGAATCGAAAACATCCGCTGTTGGGCCGCAGCTGGATGAAAGTGTTGAAACTAAAGCTAGAAAAGTTCTACGATTGTGTGGGTGCAATTTCGGAGACGGGACACACATCCAAAAATGCAACAGATGCTGTAAAAGTGTTGATAACACGGTATGCAAATATTTTCGAGAAGTCAATGGGCAAAATTACGGGCCTTTTGGCGAAATTGAAGTTGAAACCAAATACGCAACCGGTGTACATAAAAGCCCGACCAATAccattttccataaaaagtgcagttgaagagaaaataaaaaaattagtggaAGCGGGCGTTCTGATTAAAGTAAATCATAGTGAGTGGGCCACACCAGTGGTCCCAGTGAAAAAGTTGAACAACAAAGTGAGATTGTGTGGGGATTACAAGCTGTCGGTAAACCCAAGCATCCTGGTGGATGACCATCCCTTGCCTACTGTCGAAGAGTTGTTCGCAAATGTTGCTGGGGGAGATAAGTTCTCTAAAATAGATCTTTCCCAAGCATATTTGCAGCTTGAAGTAGAGCCGAAGGACCAGGAGATCCTTACTTTAAGCACGCATTTGGGGTTGTACCAACCGACAAGAATGATGTATGGTATCAGTTCGGCACCAGCAATTTGGCAGCGGCTGATTGAAGAAGTGCTGAATGGGATTGAAGGAGTCACTGTGTTCATCGATGACATTCGTGTTACGGGGCCAAATGATGAAATGCATCTGCGACGTCTGGAAGAAGTGTTTAGACGATTAAGTGAATACAATATGCGAGTGAACCTTGAAAAGTGCCAGTTTTTTGCAAACCGCATAGAATACTGCGGCTACATGATAGATCGTGATGGTATACATAAAGTGCAGAAGAAAATAGACGCTGTCCAGAACATGCCTGTGCCACAGAATAAAGACCAAGTGCGCTCATTTGTGGGACTAGTAAATTACTATGGACGATTTTTCCCACATCTGAGCACCacgatctatccgctgaactgtCTATTGCGCAACGATGTACATTTTCAATGGACCAAAAAGTGTGAAGAAGCGTTTCGAAAAGTGAAAGAAGAGATGCAGTCAGATCGGTTTTTGGTACATTATAATCCTGGATTGCCGTTGGTACTTGCTACGGATGCATCACCCTACGGAGTCGGTGCCGTTTTAAGCCATATCTTTCCCGATGGTACAGAGCGGCCGATTCAATACGCATCACAGACTTTAAACGAAACGCAGAGGAGGTACAAGCAGGTTGACCGCGAAGCATATGCTATCGTTTTTGGAATACGTAAGTTCTACCAATATCTCTACGGGAGCAAATTTGTACTGATTACCGACAACCAGCCGTTGAAGCAGATTTTTTCGGAAACCAAAGGGTTGCCTACTATGTCTGCTTTGAGGATGCAACATTACGCTACCTTCTTGCAATCTTTTAATTACtctataaaatttcgtccaactaaAGATCACTGCAATGCTGACGCTTTTTCAAGATTGCCTGTCAGTACAAAGGCTCCAGATAACGTCGTCGAGGAGGTAGATCTGGTGGAAGTGGACATAATCGAAACACTTCCGCTAACGGTTGACGATCTTTGTAAAGCGACTGCAAAAGATGGTTCCGTCAAAGTGCTTATACAAGGATTGAAGAACGGTAAAATAGTAGAAGCTAAAGACAGGTTCGGGATTTCCCAAGAAGAATTCAACCTACAGCAAGGATGCATTATGCGAGGAATTCGTGTATACATACCGTCTAGTTTGAGAGAACAGGTTCTCTCGGAACTACATTCAACACATTTTGGGAGTACTCGATTGAAGACGCTCGCGAGGGGATACGTCTGGTGGGAGCGCATTGATAAGGACATCGAAGACATGGTACGAAATTGTGCATCGTGTCAACTTACTCGCCCCGATCCCGTTAAAGCGCCGTTGCATTGTTGGGAGCAACCTAATCAACCGTTTGAAAGGGTACACGTCGACTTTGCAGGGCCTTTCCTTGGCAGTTACTTTATAGTGTTCGTGGACGCGTTTACAAAATGGCCTGAGGTCAAAATATTGCGTGACATAACAACAAATACAACCATTCACGCCTGTAGAGAGTTTTTTGCGACTTTTGGAATACCGTCGGTACTAGTCAGTGATCACGGAGTACAATTTAAGTCAGCCGATTTTCAGAGTTTTCTGAAACTTAACGGTATCTTTCATAAGATGGGAGCCCCGTACCATCCAGCGACAAATGGCCAGGCTGAACGCTTCATTCAAACCCTGAAAGGGAAAATGAAAGCGCTAAATTGCGACAAATCTAGAATGCACACGGAACTTTGTCAAATTCTGCTGAGCTACAGGAAAACCATACACCCTGCAACAGGAAAATCGCCGTCCATGATGGTCTTCAATCGTCAAATACGTTCAAGGTTAGATTTGATGATACCTGATCCTAAGGCAAAAACCAACGATCCAGAAATCAAGATACGATCAATTCCTGAAGGGGCGAGAGTTGCTGCTCGTGACTATTTGGATCGAACCAAATGGAAGTACGGTcacgttattgaaaaactgggCAAACTTCATTACAACGTACAACTGGACGACAACAGAACCTGGAAACGACATATTGACCAACTGCGAGAAGTTGGAGCAAACTTAGGAAAGCCGGCTCAAACATCTCAAGAGTTTCCGGAGCATTTCGATCCGATTCCTACAAAAACAGCTTCGGAAAGAAATGACGCCGTAGAAGAGTCAAGGGTTGAGTTATCGACGGAAAACCTTTCGACTACCGCTTCGGGTGATATTCAGGAGCCGTCCAATGCAGTCACTATGGACTCCCCTGCTATCGACCAACCATTACTCAGGAGATCCACTCGGATTGGTCAACAACTCCAAAGGCTTAACCTGTAGGTACACAATATCTAAGGGGGGAAGAGCTGTCATATATCCACACATACAAAATACAACATTCACACCACCTGATGTATACACTACACATTGACGACTTTGGGGCTCTAGCTTTCCCTCCATTATACTTGATTGTCACTACGATAATAGTTACGGAACAGAAAACACGTGCGAATTATAAGTTCTCGATAAGTTAGAAATACCGACTTCATTCGTGAGTTTCCGAAATTCCCTCCCGGTCATAATAGACCTTTTAGACATGAAACTCGTTAATCGTTCCGAAAATAATGTCCAAACCCGGCGTCATACTTCGAAGCGGAGCGTTTCGGAAGCAAAGGTAAAACCAGATCCGGTTATGGATCGAGAACATAACACCGGCATACTTGCAAAAT
It includes:
- the LOC129748017 gene encoding uncharacterized protein K02A2.6-like, with translation MLLHYMGAETYDVVSDKLAPAKPKDQAYAAIVKILEEHFNPEPLEIVECVKFLFRRQCAEREDETINEFLVALRKLAMTCNFGDYLNNALRNQLVIGLKSDAIRARLLEVRGLTLEKARDIAVSMELSVKGGYEIRSLQCKSEVSLVEHQYAKSASARSRIAKPGTSTSDMKRNGCYRCGNAQHYADKCPYLNSFCRHCGRRGHLQKVCLQKNANKSDTNQLEESRRENAREDVQAEEICGVYSAADFRCKVGKFWLHLSIEGVKTEFEIDSGSPVSIISVHDQQQLFPTMRLQQPDLELVSYSGNAIELCGMSAVRVEYENKKHDLLLYIAKNRKHPLLGRSWMKVLKLKLEKFYDCVGAISETGHTSKNATDAVKVLITRYANIFEKSMGKITGLLAKLKLKPNTQPVYIKARPIPFSIKSAVEEKIKKLVEAGVLIKVNHSEWATPVVPVKKLNNKVRLCGDYKLSVNPSILVDDHPLPTVEELFANVAGGDKFSKIDLSQAYLQLEVEPKDQEILTLSTHLGLYQPTRMMYGISSAPAIWQRLIEEVLNGIEGVTVFIDDIRVTGPNDEMHLRRLEEVFRRLSEYNMRVNLEKCQFFANRIEYCGYMIDRDGIHKVQKKIDAVQNMPVPQNKDQVRSFVGLVNYYGRFFPHLSTTIYPLNCLLRNDVHFQWTKKCEEAFRKVKEEMQSDRFLVHYNPGLPLVLATDASPYGVGAVLSHIFPDGTERPIQYASQTLNETQRRYKQVDREAYAIVFGIHHCNADAFSRLPVSTKAPDNVVEEVDLVEVDIIETLPLTVDDLCKATAKDGSVKVLIQGLKNGKIVEAKDRFGISQEEFNLQQGCIMRGIRVYIPSSLREQVLSELHSTHFGSTRLKTLARGYVWWERIDKDIEDMVRNCASCQLTRPDPVKAPLHCWEQPNQPFERVHVDFAGPFLGSYFIVFVDAFTKWPEVKILRDITTNTTIHACREFFATFGIPSVLVSDHGVQFKSADFQSFLKLNGIFHKMGAPYHPATNGQAERFIQTLKGKMKALNCDKSRMHTELCQILLSYRKTIHPATGKSPSMMVFNRQIRSRLDLMIPDPKAKTNDPEIKIRSIPEGARVAARDYLDRTKWKYGHVIEKLGKLHYNVQLDDNRTWKRHIDQLREVGANLGKPAQTSQEFPEHFDPIPTKTASERNDAVEESRVELSTENLSTTASGDIQEPSNAVTMDSPAIDQPLLRRSTRIGQQLQRLNL